A genomic segment from Aspergillus puulaauensis MK2 DNA, chromosome 1, nearly complete sequence encodes:
- a CDS encoding cytochrome P450 (COG:Q;~EggNog:ENOG410PIWX;~InterPro:IPR001128,IPR017972,IPR002401,IPR036396;~PFAM:PF00067;~SMCOG1034:cytochrome P450;~TransMembrane:1 (o12-34i);~antiSMASH:Cluster_1.8;~go_function: GO:0005506 - iron ion binding [Evidence IEA];~go_function: GO:0016705 - oxidoreductase activity, acting on paired donors, with incorporation or reduction of molecular oxygen [Evidence IEA];~go_function: GO:0020037 - heme binding [Evidence IEA];~go_process: GO:0055114 - oxidation-reduction process [Evidence IEA]) yields the protein MAFWSGASTTGVLVSFLWATVIYAVFSVIYNLYLHPLSRFPGPKSWQCNYFFLLKASIQGKLEESIKEFHEKYGPVVRYSPNGLSFTSSKAWKDIYGFHDQAPIKDPSFYGLIHLSRDRSHSIFTAGRDQHLRARKALSYAFSERALREQEPFVKAYVDLLVQRLKELAATAGPSASTTVDLVEWYNFTTFDIIGDLAIGQSFNCLRGSKYHEWVHGFWSTIKLGAFVRAMALSTHSAFPQLLRLFAPQRLKDARRRHLEFVGVSTEKRLSEGILREKPDFISYLLRSNLVQEPLSAGEVEANTNFLLLAGTETTATGLSGTTYYLLKNREALRKAVEEVRSSFEREDDITFVTAAERLPYIQACITEGLRIYPPGPIAPPRRTLKSTVTLIAGHAVPGDVSIGVHAWSASHSAENFHRANEFIPERWITSTAQAVDAPSPFHNDRHAASQPFSFGPRNCLGKPFAYNEMRMILARVLWNFDLELLPESDGWEKQKVYTLWDKGPLMVRLSVRPN from the exons ATGGCTTTTTGGTCCGGAGCAAGTACTACGGGAGTTCTCGTTTCATTTCTCTGGGCT ACTGTCATATATGCGGTTTTCAGCGTCATTTACAACCTATATTTACACCCCTTGTCTCGTTTCCCCGGTCCAAAGTCATGGCAGTGCAATtacttcttccttctcaaggcCAGTATCCAAGGAAAGCTCGAAGAGTCCATCAAGGAGTTCCACGAGAAATACGGTCCCGTTGTGCGATACTCACCAAACGGGCTCTCTTTTACATCATCAAAGGCCTGGAAAGATATCTATGGATTCCATGACCAGGCACCCATCAAAGATCCTTCCTTTTATGGACTCATCCATCTTTCTCGTGACCGTAGTCACAGTATATTCACGGCCGGTCGAGACCAGCACCTGCGCGCGCGGAAAGCACTTTCGTACGCCTTCTCAGAACGAGCTCTTCGTGAGCAGGAGCCGTTTGTGAAGGCGTACGTAGATTTGCTGGTACAGCGTCTAAAAGAGTTAGCTGCTACCGCAGGCCCCTCTGCCTCTACGACAGTTGACCTTGTCGAATGGTACAACTTCACGACATTTGACATCATTGGAGATCTTGCCATCGGTCAGTCCTTTAACTGTCTGCGTGGTAGCAAATACCATGAGTGGGTGCATGGGTTTTGGAGCACCATTAAACTGGGCGCATTCGTACGAGCCATGGCCTTGTCGACACACTCAGCATTTCCACAGCTGCTGAGACTATTTGCGCCCCAGAGACTTAAAGACGCTCGCCGCCGACATCTTGAGTTTGTTGGAGTTAGCACTGAGAAGAGGCTTTCTGAGGGTATCCTTCGTGAAAAGCCGGACTTCATCTCGTACTTATTGAGGAGTAATTTGGTGCAGGAGCCGTTGAGCGCCGGGGAGGTTGAGGCAAACACCAACTTCCTCCTGCTGGCTGGCACCGAGACCACCGCGACTGGCCTCTCTGGCACCACTTACTACTTGCTCAAGAACCGTGAGGCGCTGCGTAAGGCAGTCGAAGAGGTGCGCAGTTCATTCGAGCGAGAAGACGATATCACTTTCGTGACAGCCGCGGAACGACTTCCTTACATCCAGGCCTGCATCACCGAGGGGCTGCGCATCTATCCTCCGGGCCCTATTGCGCCACCGCGTAGGACGCTTAAGAGTACTGTGACATTGATTGCGGGGCACGCTGTTCCAGGGGATGTCTCGATTGGGGTACATGCGTGGTCGGCGTCCCACAGTGCTGAGAACTTCCACCGAGCTAATGAGTTCATCCCTGAGCGATGGATTACTTCTACAGCACAAGCTGTTGACGCCCCATCCCCCTTTCATAACGACCGACATGCGGCATCACAGCCATTCAGCTTTGGCCCGCGAAATTGCCTCGGCAAGCCATTTGCGTACAATGAGATGCGCATGATTCTAGCCAGAGTTTTATGGAACTTCGATTTGGAGTTGTTGCCCGAGAGTGATGGCTGGGAGAAGCAAAAGGTGTACACCCTGTGGGACAAAGGTCCATTGATGGTGCGATTGAGTGTTCGTCCAAATTGA
- a CDS encoding uncharacterized protein (COG:S;~EggNog:ENOG410Q2XR;~antiSMASH:Cluster_1.8) translates to MAYCDDAYQDFCGTAKPIVTAAFFPSLKVNTTKQYFIMDTSNLSLSRCYDQPSARTSALDFLLALQMFLGQNQIEYVGPFRMRIEPTRNNNWALLIEGEANISSSDTPDQVSSGFPWPPTPPEYAPAHEIEMARPESNMTPSDISFFTGHMEMQSDYLGNAHAPSMLNISPDPLFIGVGESDTLSPRLFDCMDPTVVDARIPPTTRHNPPAASHNPSPSPRHPVNSELQVTTASFAAGGQNSPASIRADHKAHVKRNRLQRQKVRLNPSDTETELILKYLSQNMLCEDFYRFLDSKVPCWIRRGIWNEHENEVRKPAGPDPASSVSPYFKLEQAYRTVCQISSRMGDDLVRDRVGLIRLHLEFMETHRVRRHRSSSKRTTSTVGRGDATHVIDRILENIHEGWTTLSQARRAELRAKFHERKKYGKRWSQLANALGPGLLLICSTKLASAV, encoded by the exons ATGGCTTACTGCGATGATGCGTACCAAGACTTTTGCGGGACGGCCAAGCCAATCG TTACAGCTGCTTTCTTCCCCTCTCTGAAGGTCAATACCACAAAGCAATATTTTATCATGGACACTAGTAACCTCTCTCTCAGTCGGTGCTATGACCAACCCTCTGCACGAACAAGCGCACTCGATTTTCTCCTTGCATTGCAGATGTTTCTAGGCCAGAACCAGATTGAATATGTCGGTCCCTTTCGAATGCGGATTGAACCGACGCGGAACAACAATTGGGCCCTCCTGATAGAAGGGGAAGCCAATATATCCAGCAGCGATACGCCTGACCAAGTAAGCTCAGGAtttccatggcctccaactccaccagAGTATGCCCCGGCACACGAGATAGAAATGGCACGGCCCGAGAGTAACATGACGCCTAGTGAT ATATCGTTCTTTACGGGACACATGGAAATGCAGAGTGACTACTTGGGAAATGCTCATGCCCCCTCAATGCTAAACATCTCACCGGATCCGCTTTTTATCGGGGTTGGTGAAAGTGATACACTATCCCCCCGGCTTTTTGACTGCATGGATCCCACAGTGGTAGATGCACGCATCCCGCCCACTACTAGACATAACCCCCCGGCTGCTAGCCATAATCcatctccttcgcctcgtcATCCCGTCAATTCTGAATTACAGGTCACCACTGCCTCATTTGCAGCTGGTGGTCAGAATTCGCCCGCATCTATCCGGGCAGACCACAAAGCACATGTCAAGAGGAACAGGCTGCAAAGGCAAAAAGTCAGATTGAATCCGTCGGATACTGAAACTGAATTGATACTCAAATATCTATCGCAAAATATGCTATGCGAAGACTTCTATAGATTCCTGGATTCAAAGGTTCCTTGCTGGATACGTCGGGGAATCTGGAATGAGCATGAGAATGAAGTGCGAAAGCCCGCAGGACCGGACCCGGCATCATCAGTGTCACCGTACTTCAAGCTCGAGCAGGCCTACCGAACAGTTTGTCAGATCAGCTCTCGTATGGGTGATGACTTGGTTCGTGACCGTGTGGGCCTCATCCGGCTTCATCTTGAGTTTATGGAGACGCACCGAGTGCGTCGACATAGGTCGAGCAGTAAACGCACGACATCAACGGTGGGGCGGGGAGATGCAACACATGTTATCGACCGTATTTTAGAGAATATCCACGAGGGGTGGACAACGCTCAGCCAGGCACGGCGAGCGGAGCTGCGAGCTAAGTTTCATGAGAGGAAAAAATATGGGAAACGCTGGTCCCAGCTCGCCAACGCTTTGGGCCCGGGGCTTCTATTAATATGCTCTACAAAGCTGGCCAGCGCAGTGTAA
- a CDS encoding cytochrome P450 (COG:Q;~EggNog:ENOG410PJ2E;~InterPro:IPR001128,IPR002403,IPR017972,IPR036396;~PFAM:PF00067;~SMCOG1034:cytochrome P450;~TransMembrane:1 (o18-35i);~antiSMASH:Cluster_1.8;~go_function: GO:0004497 - monooxygenase activity [Evidence IEA];~go_function: GO:0005506 - iron ion binding [Evidence IEA];~go_function: GO:0016705 - oxidoreductase activity, acting on paired donors, with incorporation or reduction of molecular oxygen [Evidence IEA];~go_function: GO:0020037 - heme binding [Evidence IEA];~go_process: GO:0055114 - oxidation-reduction process [Evidence IEA]), protein MLFWGLEMALSTVLSNPLPAAAGFVACIFILARLLRRDTLIRPAIGHYQWDTSVAGSRKKRWMWDSLRLLREGYALFQDRPWQVWTSEGDHVVLPPETVDELKMLPDHTLSSSLREFMLPQYTFKPFASWKLDYVNHVILHDLNKNMAKIFPGMRDEVGTALPLEIPTTTEWTEIDISAVFLRIICRVSGRAFVGTGLHRSEEWINISCNYTKDLFLAALKLRAVPSFLRPLLALFLPDLRRVYRHNDRARALIQPILQQRENDADAVSGYVKPNDTIQWIHDLIPEGDRKDYAYQGAAQLAITAVSVQSTSKLIVNILLNLMKYTDYVPILQDEIESVLADCGGAWTLESMGRLEKLDSFMRESLRFEPPLTATFQRRAMKPVKLSNGSCLPQGTLVLAPADAIAFDPNFYPDPETFDGLRFYKLQKQQQGLKVRHQFVATGKAQVQFGLGRHACPGRWFAGHVIKMVVASVLLGYDLKFRDGEEKPSTFLFQTTNMPHPKTRILIKKKGGESLASKHHISLVV, encoded by the exons ATGCTTTTCTGGGGTCTTGAAATGGCTTTGAGTACCGTGCTATCAAATCCCCTGCCAGCGGCTGCGGGGTTTGTTGCCTGCATCTTTATATTAGCGCGGCTGCTTCGCAGGGATACTTTGATCAGGCCTGCCATTGGACACTACCAATGGGATACGAGTGTTGCAGGCTCCCGCAAGAAACGTTGGATGTGGGATTCTCTGAGGCTGCTGCGCGAAGGATACGCCCTGTTCCAAGACAGGCCCTGGCAGGTCTGGACCTCGGAGGGCGACCATGTGGTTCTCCCACCTGAAACAGTCGACGAGCTGAAAATGCTTCCGGACCATACGTTGTCGTCATCCCTGCGAGAG TTCATGCTACCGCAGTATACTTTCAAGCCCTTCGCATCCTGGAAGCTGGACTATGTCAATCATGTTATTCTCCACGACTTGAACAAGAATATGG CGAAAATCTTCCCTGGTATGAGAGATGAGGTCGGTACCGCACTCCCATTGGAAATTCCTACAACCACTG AATGGACCGAGATCGATATTTCCGCGGTTTTCCTTCGCATCATCTGCCGTGTTAGCGGAAGAGCATTCGTTGGTACAGGGCTACATCGTAGCGAGGAATGGATCAACATCAGCTGCAAC TACACCAAGGATCTTTTCCTAGCCGCCCTCAAGCTACGCGCCGTGCCATCATTCCTGCGACCACTGCTGGCGCTATTCCTCCCTGACCTCCGTCGAGTATACCGGCACAACGATCGTGCCCGAGCCCTCATCCAGCCGATCCTCCAACAGCGCGAGAATGATGCAGATGCCGTGTCCGGATACGTAAAACCCAATGACACCATCCAATGGATTCACGACTTAATCCCTGAAGGGGACCGGAAGGATTATGCATATCAAGGCGCGGCCCAATTGGCTATCACAGCGGTATCGGTGCAATCGACGAGCAAACTGATAGTCAATATTCTCTTGAATCTCATGAAGTACACGGATTATGTGCCCATCCTCCAGGACGAAATCGAATCGGTCCTGGCTGATTGCGGGGGCGCCTGGACGCTGGAGAGCATGGGTCGCTTAGAAAAGCTCGACAGTTTCATGAGAGAGTCTTTGAGATTCGAGCCTCCGTTAACTG CAACATTTCAACGCCGAGCAATGAAGCCAGTCAAGTTATCCAACGggtcttgtcttcctcaaGGAACACTCGTGCTAGCTCCTGCAGATGCTATTGCTTTCGATCCCAATTTTTACCCTGACCCAGAAACCTTTGACGGACTGCGCTTTTACAAATTGCAAAAGCAACAGCAAGGACTCAAGGTCCGTCATCAATTCGTTGCAACAGGTAAAGCGCAAGTGCAATTTGGGCTAGGGCGACACGCATGCCCCGGCAGATGGTTTGCCGGCCATGTTATTAAAATGGTCGTGGCGTCCGTGCTGCTGGGCTACGATTTGAAGTTTagggatggcgaggaaaagCCCAGCACGTTCCTCTTTCAGACCACTAATATGCCGCACCCCAAGACAAGGATTTTGAtaaagaagaagggcggggAAAGTCTAGCTAGCAAGCATCACATTTCACTTGTGGTCTAG
- a CDS encoding putative MFS transporter (COG:G;~EggNog:ENOG410Q298;~InterPro:IPR020846,IPR011701,IPR036259;~PFAM:PF07690;~SMCOG1005:Drug resistance transporter, EmrB/QacA;~TransMembrane:12 (i55-74o80-103i115-135o141-163i175-200o206-224i278-297o317-337i358-377o389-411i423-443o455-474i);~antiSMASH:Cluster_1.8;~go_function: GO:0022857 - transmembrane transporter activity [Evidence IEA];~go_process: GO:0055085 - transmembrane transport [Evidence IEA]): MASEPSSGHQPANDKGSAPTPSDPNLVTWNGPDDPEHPKNWTPFQKWTSIIPMSLFNFLSSMSSATMAPALTSIHSDLGFTSTTLSILSLTIFVLGSAFIPLMTAPLSEVFGRSFVLQSMNLFYILFNTLCGAATSPNELIVFRFFAGIGGAGPFAIGSGINADLFKPHERGQAIALFTLAPLLGIVIGPIAGGFLVQYVSWRWCFYVVSIVGGATQILGLPFFRETYAPVLLQRRCKRLRKSTQNPALYTEHDRTSLPRLLRVSLTRPFKLLGTQPVVQVWSLYCAFLWGILYLLIATFPDVWTVTYGESVSIGSLNYISLFIGMGVASQLGTRLADMFYVRLCAKNGGRGLPEYRLPVLMVGAILVPIGLFWYAWSARKSIHWIMPNIGAAIYSAGTLIEVLCVTGYIIDTYQKYAASAMAAIFVLRSILAVVLPLAAPSLYANLGFGWGNTLLGLVAIFVGIPAPILLWYYGPTLRHRSPYARDD; encoded by the exons ATGGCATCAGAGCCATCTTCAGGGCATCAGCCCGCTAACGACAAGGGTTCTGCGCCAACCCCATCGGATCCCAACCTG GTTACCTGGAATGGGCCTGACGACCCAGAGCACCCGAAGAACTGGACGCCATTTCAAAAATGGACCTCGATCATTCCTATGTCTCTGTTcaacttcctctcctccatgAGCTCGGCCACCATGGCCCCGGCTTTGACAAGCATCCACAGCGATCTCGGCTTCACATCGACTACCCTGAGCATCCTGTCGTTGACGATTTTTGTATTGGGGTCCGCTTTCATTCCTCTTATGACAGCACCCCTCTCCGAAGTCTTCGGCAGATCATTTGTGCTGCAGTCAATGAATCTGTTTtacatcctcttcaacactcTTTGTGGTGCCGCAACATCTCCAAATGAACTCATCGTCTTTCGGTTTTTCGCCGGTATAGGGGGTGCAGGTCCTTTTGCA ATAGGAAGCGGGATCAATGCCGACTTGTTTAAACCGCATGAAAGAGGCCAAGCGATTGCTCTATTTACTTTGGCACCCTTGCTTGGTATAGTCATCGGCCCAATTGCTGGAGGATTTCTCGTCCAGTATGTTAGCTGGCGATGGTGCTTCTACGTTGTGTCTATTGTCGGAGGGGCAACTCAAATATTGGGCCTCCCCTTTTTCCGTGAAACCTACGCCCCCGTTCTACTTCAGCGACGCTGTAAACGGTTACGGAAGAGCACCCAGAATCCCGCTCTCTATACAGAACACGATAGGACTTCTCTGCCCCGGCTCCTCCGCGTGAGCCTCACTCGACCATTCAAACTTCTTGGAACCCAACCCGTTGTACAAGTATGGAGCCTATACTGCGCGTTCCTTTGGGGAATTCTTTATCTTCTCATCGCCACGTTCCCAGATGTATGGACGGTTACGTACGGTGAATCAGTCTCAATCGGCTCTCTCAACTATATTTCATTATTCATTGGGATGGGTGTCGCGTCGCAGCTGGGAACCCGCTTGGCTGACATGTTTTATGTACGGTTATGCGCAAAAAACGGCGGCCGGGGACTACCTGAATATCGACTTCCTGTTCTTATGGTAGGGGCAATTCTCGTCCCCATCGGTCTGTTTTGGTATGCTTGGAGTGCTCGTAAGAGTATCCACTGGATTATGCC GAATATTGGAGCCGCTATCTACAGCGCTGGTACTCTCATTGAGGTTCTCTGCGTAACGGGCTATATCATTGACACATACCAAAAATATGCTGCTAGCGCCATGGCAGCTATATTTGTCTTGCGAAGTATTTTGGCCGTTGTCTTACCACTTGCTGCACCGAGCTT GTACGCTAATCTGGGCTTTGGCTGGGGGAATACCCTACTTGGACTAGTTGCGATATTTGTGGGGATTCCAGCACCCATTTTGCTATGGTATTATGGGCCTACTTTGAGACACCGGAGCCCATATGCCAGGGATGATTGA